One stretch of Methylococcus capsulatus DNA includes these proteins:
- the mltG gene encoding endolytic transglycosylase MltG produces the protein MKRTVLLFAAMVFAAGAAVKDFSESTERPLANTEPVVFEIARGQGLKDVALALKDAGVIDEPWWFMLLAWQEGLARKLQSGEYEIPPGLDRRRLLMLFASGKVRQHAVTLVEGWTFRQMLAALRAQPGLEHLLTAESDGAVLMRELGIPEGDPEGRFFPDTYFFIKGTPDIEILKRAHRRMAEVIAAEWARRAPDLPYRTPDDALIMASIIEKETALPSEKAEVAGVLVRRLRTGMPLQVDSTVIYGLGDRFDGNLRRQDLRTDTPYNTYLHRGLPPAPIAAPGLASLRAALNPAPGDSLYYVARGDGGHRFSRTWDEHRQAVEVYQKVGQP, from the coding sequence ATGAAGCGCACGGTGCTGCTGTTCGCCGCAATGGTGTTCGCGGCCGGCGCGGCGGTGAAGGATTTCAGCGAGTCCACCGAACGGCCGCTCGCCAATACTGAGCCAGTCGTATTCGAGATCGCGCGGGGGCAGGGGCTGAAGGACGTGGCTCTGGCACTAAAGGATGCCGGCGTGATCGATGAGCCCTGGTGGTTCATGCTGCTGGCCTGGCAGGAAGGTCTGGCGCGCAAGCTACAGTCGGGGGAATACGAGATTCCGCCGGGTCTGGACCGGCGCCGGTTGCTGATGCTGTTCGCTTCCGGGAAAGTCCGACAGCATGCCGTGACCCTGGTCGAAGGCTGGACTTTCCGGCAGATGCTGGCGGCGCTGCGGGCCCAGCCGGGTCTCGAGCATCTCCTCACGGCGGAGAGCGACGGCGCCGTGCTGATGCGGGAGCTGGGAATACCGGAAGGAGATCCGGAAGGGCGGTTTTTCCCTGATACTTATTTCTTCATCAAGGGCACTCCGGACATTGAGATTCTCAAGCGCGCTCACCGACGGATGGCGGAGGTCATCGCTGCGGAATGGGCGCGGCGGGCGCCGGACCTTCCCTACCGGACGCCGGACGATGCACTCATCATGGCTTCCATCATCGAGAAAGAAACCGCCCTGCCCAGTGAAAAGGCCGAAGTGGCCGGTGTGCTGGTTAGGCGGCTCCGCACCGGTATGCCTTTGCAGGTCGATTCGACCGTGATCTACGGCCTGGGCGACCGCTTTGACGGCAATCTGCGGCGCCAAGACCTCAGGACCGACACGCCCTACAACACCTATCTTCACCGCGGTCTGCCGCCGGCGCCGATCGCCGCGCCGGGGCTGGCTTCGCTGCGGGCCGCGCTGAACCCGGCACCGGGCGACAGCCTGTACTACGTGGCACGGGGGGACGGCGGCCACCGCTTCTCGCGGACCTGGGACGAACACCGACAGGCGGTAGAGGTTTACCAGAAGGTCGGGCAACCATGA
- the pabC gene encoding aminodeoxychorismate lyase, producing the protein MSILVNGRSCGCVDVRDRGFQYGDGTFTTLRLRAGKAMLWPWHIGRLADACSRLGIRYPGDEALAADLRRLGSAAVEGVIKIQITRGIGGRGYRPVAEGEPTRVVSLHPAPEFPQDYYRSGVSVRLCRTPLGINSALAGIKHMNRLEQVLGRGEWTDEFQEGLMCDTEGFLVEGTMSNVFMVKSGRLETPLIDRCGVAGVMRRLVLEIARSRGVEVSERRIRPEELAAADEVFLTNCVIGIWPVARLAEKNYPVGALTMMLNRSSEIHQLSEVVAG; encoded by the coding sequence ATGAGCATCCTTGTCAACGGCCGTTCCTGCGGCTGTGTCGATGTGCGAGACCGGGGATTTCAATACGGCGACGGCACTTTTACCACCCTGCGCCTGCGTGCGGGAAAAGCCATGCTTTGGCCCTGGCATATCGGCCGTTTGGCAGATGCCTGCTCTCGTCTCGGCATCCGTTATCCAGGGGACGAGGCGCTGGCCGCCGATCTGCGACGGCTGGGATCGGCAGCGGTCGAAGGCGTCATCAAGATACAGATTACACGAGGCATCGGCGGTCGCGGCTACCGGCCCGTGGCAGAAGGGGAGCCGACGCGCGTGGTGTCGCTTCATCCCGCTCCCGAGTTTCCGCAGGATTATTACCGCTCCGGCGTGAGTGTGAGGCTGTGCCGTACGCCGCTCGGCATCAATTCCGCGCTGGCCGGGATTAAGCATATGAATCGTCTGGAGCAGGTACTGGGACGGGGGGAGTGGACCGATGAGTTCCAGGAAGGCTTGATGTGCGATACCGAGGGCTTTCTCGTGGAGGGTACCATGAGCAACGTTTTCATGGTGAAGTCCGGGAGGCTCGAGACGCCGCTGATCGACCGCTGCGGCGTGGCTGGTGTGATGCGGCGCTTGGTGCTGGAAATCGCCCGGTCTCGAGGGGTCGAGGTGAGCGAAAGGCGTATCCGGCCGGAAGAACTGGCAGCGGCCGATGAGGTTTTTCTGACCAACTGCGTCATCGGCATTTGGCCGGTTGCACGGCTGGCGGAGAAGAATTACCCGGTGGGCGCGTTGACGATGATGCTGAACCGGAGCTCGGAAATCCATCAGCTGTCTGAGGTCGTGGCCGGATGA
- a CDS encoding ATP-dependent DNA helicase: MSAVDEAFAGDGPLAHVLTGFRPRAAQSGMARAVEQAIREGRCLIAEAGTGTGKTFAYLVPALLSGKRVLVSTGTRNLQDQLFQKDLPLLRQALGAPAHVALLKGRSNYLCPYRLENVVDFGFRAGFSAEEADQLERIRRWAKTTRSGDVAEVSDVPEASPLWRSVTSTAENCLGQDCPLYGDCPVVQARKAAQEAQIIVINHHLLWADWAVKTDGFGDLLPEADVIIIDEAHQFGETATQFLGVSLSSRQLGELADDTLIERTKDAPDMGGLADAATLLKAELTAIRTMLGAEQRREAWHAVAGNEDVSAGLKRMEEALLTLAAQLKLAAVRGKGLESCWKRCDEFIQRLETFLAEDTEESVRWFETHRRGFTLSRTPLDIAGEFARFRKARQATWIFTSATLSVSGRFEHFSRQLGIADADCRRWESPFDYRRQSLLYLPPGLPEPGGCDYTRAVLRAAWPVLKASRGRAFLLFTSHQALAEAASILEGKSEFPLFVQGTQPKARLLDAFRASGNGLLLGTASFWEGIDVRGEALSCVVIDKLPFASPGDPVVSARLEAIRRRGHSPFGVFQLPTAVITLKQGAGRLIRDVDDRGVLVLADPRLTSKSYGRVFLDSLPPMRITRDPGVVRAFFADPPERVPA; this comes from the coding sequence ATGAGCGCTGTCGACGAGGCTTTCGCTGGGGATGGCCCCCTGGCGCATGTGCTGACGGGTTTCCGGCCGCGCGCGGCCCAGTCCGGTATGGCGCGGGCAGTGGAACAGGCCATCCGCGAGGGCCGCTGTCTGATCGCCGAGGCCGGCACCGGCACCGGCAAGACCTTCGCCTATCTGGTGCCGGCCCTGCTGAGCGGCAAGCGGGTGCTGGTCTCCACCGGCACCCGGAATCTGCAGGATCAACTGTTCCAGAAGGATCTGCCCCTGCTGCGGCAGGCGCTGGGTGCGCCTGCGCATGTCGCTCTGCTCAAGGGCCGGTCGAATTACCTCTGTCCCTACCGGCTGGAAAACGTCGTCGATTTCGGATTTCGCGCCGGGTTCAGCGCCGAGGAAGCCGATCAGCTCGAACGCATCCGGCGCTGGGCGAAGACGACCCGTAGCGGCGACGTCGCCGAGGTGAGCGATGTGCCGGAGGCTTCGCCGCTGTGGCGCTCGGTCACTTCCACCGCCGAAAACTGCCTGGGACAGGACTGTCCGCTCTACGGAGACTGTCCTGTGGTCCAGGCCAGAAAGGCTGCCCAAGAGGCGCAGATCATTGTCATCAACCACCATCTGCTGTGGGCCGACTGGGCGGTCAAGACCGACGGATTCGGCGATCTGCTGCCGGAGGCCGACGTCATCATCATCGATGAGGCCCACCAGTTCGGCGAAACCGCCACACAGTTCCTGGGGGTCAGCCTGAGTAGCCGCCAGCTCGGTGAACTGGCGGACGACACCCTGATCGAGCGCACCAAGGATGCACCGGACATGGGCGGGCTGGCCGATGCCGCGACCCTGCTCAAGGCCGAGCTTACGGCCATTCGCACCATGTTGGGCGCCGAACAGCGGCGGGAGGCTTGGCACGCCGTGGCCGGAAACGAGGACGTAAGCGCCGGGCTCAAGCGCATGGAGGAAGCGTTGCTCACCTTGGCTGCGCAGCTCAAGCTCGCGGCGGTACGGGGCAAAGGTCTGGAATCCTGCTGGAAGCGCTGTGACGAGTTCATCCAAAGGCTGGAGACCTTCCTGGCTGAAGACACCGAGGAATCGGTGCGCTGGTTCGAGACCCATCGTCGCGGATTTACCCTGAGCCGGACGCCGCTGGATATCGCCGGCGAATTCGCGCGCTTCCGCAAGGCGCGGCAGGCGACGTGGATTTTCACCTCGGCGACGCTGAGCGTGTCCGGGCGCTTCGAGCATTTCTCCCGCCAGCTCGGCATCGCCGACGCCGATTGTCGGCGCTGGGAGAGTCCCTTCGACTACCGCCGTCAGAGCCTCCTGTACCTGCCGCCGGGCCTGCCCGAGCCGGGGGGCTGTGACTATACCCGGGCCGTGCTGCGGGCAGCCTGGCCGGTGCTGAAAGCGAGCCGGGGCCGTGCATTTCTGCTGTTTACCAGCCATCAAGCCCTGGCCGAGGCAGCCTCCATCCTGGAAGGTAAGAGCGAATTTCCGCTGTTCGTCCAGGGCACTCAGCCCAAGGCTCGGCTGCTGGACGCGTTTCGCGCCTCGGGCAACGGCCTGCTGCTCGGGACCGCCAGCTTCTGGGAAGGGATCGACGTTCGTGGCGAGGCGCTGTCCTGTGTGGTGATCGACAAGCTGCCATTCGCATCGCCCGGCGATCCGGTCGTCAGCGCCCGGCTGGAAGCCATCCGCAGGCGCGGTCACAGCCCTTTCGGTGTGTTCCAGCTCCCGACCGCCGTCATCACCCTCAAACAGGGTGCCGGCCGGCTGATCCGGGACGTGGACGACCGCGGTGTGCTGGTATTGGCCGATCCCCGGCTCACGTCCAAGAGTTATGGGCGGGTGTTCCTGGACAGCCTGCCACCGATGCGCATCACCCGCGACCCCGGCGTCGTGCGGGCGTTTTTTGCCGATCCGCCGGAGCGAGTTCCCGCCTGA
- the acpP gene encoding acyl carrier protein: MSDIAERVKKIFAEQLGVKDEISNEASFVDDLGADSLDTVELVMALEEEFECEIPDEDAEKITTVQQAIDYIQSHT; encoded by the coding sequence ATGAGTGATATAGCAGAACGTGTAAAGAAGATCTTCGCCGAACAGTTGGGCGTGAAGGACGAGATCTCGAACGAGGCCTCCTTCGTGGACGATCTGGGCGCCGATTCTCTGGACACGGTCGAGCTGGTGATGGCGCTCGAAGAAGAGTTCGAATGCGAAATTCCCGACGAGGACGCCGAAAAGATCACCACGGTTCAGCAGGCGATCGATTACATCCAGAGCCATACCTGA
- a CDS encoding TatD family hydrolase — protein MFIDSHAHLDRLDLKPFGGDFSRFMAEAGAEGVDRMLCVAINLEDYPAMRRLIEPYPNVCVSVGVHPNETDIEEPSAERLAALADDDRVVAIGETGLDYFRSVGDLAWQHDRFRTHIRAARLAGKPLIVHTRDSRADTLRILEEEDAGEVGGVFHCFTEDWDTARRALDLNFSISFSGIVTFRTAETVQDVARRVPDDRYLIETDSPYLAPVPLRGKPNYPQHVRHVAGMLAELRGVSLAAVAERTTRNYHALFGSG, from the coding sequence ATGTTCATCGACTCCCACGCCCATCTCGACCGCCTCGATTTGAAACCGTTCGGTGGCGATTTTTCGCGTTTCATGGCGGAGGCCGGCGCCGAAGGCGTCGACCGCATGCTGTGCGTAGCGATTAATCTAGAAGACTATCCCGCCATGCGCCGGCTCATCGAACCCTACCCGAACGTGTGTGTTTCGGTCGGCGTGCATCCCAATGAAACCGATATCGAGGAGCCGAGCGCCGAACGCCTGGCCGCACTGGCGGATGACGACCGTGTCGTCGCCATCGGCGAAACCGGCCTGGACTATTTCCGCAGCGTGGGCGACCTTGCCTGGCAGCACGATCGCTTCCGCACCCACATTCGTGCCGCCAGACTCGCCGGCAAGCCGCTGATCGTCCATACCCGCGATTCCCGCGCCGACACCTTGCGCATCCTCGAGGAAGAAGATGCGGGCGAGGTGGGGGGCGTGTTCCATTGCTTCACCGAAGACTGGGATACGGCACGCCGCGCGCTCGATCTGAATTTTTCTATATCCTTTTCGGGTATCGTCACGTTCCGCACCGCCGAAACCGTTCAGGACGTCGCCCGCCGGGTGCCGGACGACCGCTATCTGATCGAGACCGATTCCCCCTACCTGGCACCAGTGCCGCTGCGGGGCAAACCGAACTATCCACAGCATGTCCGCCATGTCGCAGGCATGCTCGCCGAGCTTCGAGGCGTTTCGCTGGCCGCGGTGGCGGAGCGGACGACACGGAACTATCACGCCCTGTTCGGCAGCGGCTGA
- a CDS encoding tetratricopeptide repeat protein: MNFHIDSRRFHGLPCRWLAVALCLAVSAGCAQRKAVRPSAPSVRPVPTASPAPSPKPKPSAQPTKPAPRASAGAKKQPAPTPAVAALISDADKAQATGQLDNAATTLERAIRMQPRNPELWYRLATVRMAQQQPRLALDLARKSKVLAKGNPDLLDKSQALIEEAGRLMGGAEK, translated from the coding sequence ATGAATTTCCACATCGATTCCCGGCGCTTCCATGGGCTACCCTGCCGGTGGCTGGCAGTGGCTCTGTGCCTGGCCGTTTCAGCGGGATGTGCGCAGCGTAAGGCGGTCAGGCCGTCTGCCCCGAGTGTTCGCCCGGTCCCCACGGCATCGCCGGCGCCCAGTCCCAAGCCGAAACCGTCGGCCCAGCCCACCAAGCCGGCTCCCAGAGCTTCGGCAGGCGCGAAGAAGCAGCCGGCGCCGACCCCCGCCGTAGCGGCCCTGATTTCCGATGCCGACAAGGCGCAAGCAACCGGCCAGCTCGACAATGCCGCCACCACCTTGGAGCGCGCTATCCGCATGCAGCCGCGCAATCCCGAGTTGTGGTACCGTCTGGCGACCGTCCGTATGGCACAGCAGCAACCGCGCCTAGCGCTTGATCTGGCGCGCAAATCCAAGGTGTTGGCCAAAGGCAATCCGGATCTCCTCGACAAAAGCCAGGCGCTGATCGAAGAAGCGGGCCGGCTCATGGGCGGAGCGGAAAAATAA
- a CDS encoding PilZ domain-containing protein: protein MSEEQAGARQGILALTIKDKNALYAAYMPTVKNGGLFIPTTRSYRLGDEVFMLLQLMDEPERIPISGRVVWITPKGAAGFRSAGIGVQFNEEDAGVTKALIESYLPGHLESDQPTHTM, encoded by the coding sequence TTGAGCGAAGAGCAGGCGGGCGCCCGCCAGGGTATTCTGGCATTGACCATCAAGGACAAGAATGCGCTTTACGCCGCGTACATGCCGACAGTCAAGAATGGCGGCCTCTTCATCCCCACGACTCGCAGTTACCGCTTGGGCGACGAGGTCTTCATGCTGCTGCAGCTGATGGACGAGCCTGAGCGGATCCCGATCTCGGGGCGGGTCGTCTGGATCACCCCGAAGGGGGCCGCCGGTTTCCGTTCTGCCGGCATCGGCGTACAGTTCAACGAAGAGGATGCTGGCGTCACCAAGGCCTTGATCGAGAGTTATCTCCCCGGGCACCTTGAATCGGATCAGCCGACCCATACCATGTAA
- the fabG gene encoding 3-oxoacyl-ACP reductase FabG produces the protein MTDQIAIVTGASRGIGRAIAHRLARAGNTVIGTATSENGAAAIGAGLSDAGVNGCGRVLDVSDPAAVESFVAAVSDEFGVPTILVNNAGITRDGLLMRMKDEDWDAIIDTNLSSVYRMSKACLKGMMKARTGRIVNITSVVGLTGNAGQTNYAAAKAGIIGFTKSLAKEIGSRGITVNSVAPGFIDTDMTRALPEAHKTALLASIPLGRLGQAEEIAAAVAFLCSDDAAYITGETLHVNGGMFMP, from the coding sequence ATGACCGATCAGATAGCCATTGTCACGGGTGCCAGCCGGGGTATAGGACGAGCGATCGCCCATCGTTTGGCGCGCGCCGGCAATACAGTCATCGGCACCGCCACCTCGGAAAACGGCGCCGCGGCGATCGGAGCCGGCCTGAGCGATGCCGGCGTGAACGGCTGCGGGCGGGTGCTGGACGTGAGCGATCCCGCCGCGGTCGAATCCTTCGTGGCCGCCGTCAGTGACGAATTCGGCGTTCCGACGATTCTGGTCAACAACGCCGGCATTACCCGTGACGGTCTGCTGATGCGCATGAAAGACGAAGACTGGGATGCGATCATAGACACCAATCTGTCGTCCGTCTACCGCATGAGCAAGGCCTGCCTCAAAGGCATGATGAAAGCCCGCACCGGCCGCATTGTCAACATCACTTCTGTCGTTGGATTGACCGGCAATGCCGGGCAGACCAACTATGCGGCGGCGAAGGCCGGTATCATCGGCTTTACCAAGTCCCTGGCCAAGGAGATCGGCTCGCGCGGCATAACGGTGAATTCGGTGGCGCCGGGCTTCATCGATACCGACATGACCCGCGCTTTGCCGGAGGCACACAAAACGGCCCTGCTGGCATCGATTCCCCTGGGACGGCTGGGACAGGCCGAGGAGATCGCCGCGGCCGTGGCTTTTTTGTGTTCCGACGATGCCGCCTACATTACCGGCGAAACCCTCCATGTCAATGGCGGTATGTTCATGCCCTGA
- a CDS encoding DNA polymerase III subunit delta' has product MSDPIGCYPWLVPARRRLAAYLEAGRLPQGLLISGAAGLGKGVLADDFARRLLCISPSAEGACGTCQACHLAVAGNHPDYLHIEPEEAGKRITIDPVRRLIDRLSLKPQYSASRVVVIRPAHAMNIAAANSLLKTLEEPDPHTLFLLISERPAQLPATVLSRCQRLEVRLPAREDALRWLHGQGVGEDAEALLAMAGGAPLKAAELHGGDLAQRRRRLFDDWLAVLREESDPLAVAEHWAKEDGETVLTWLHGWIADLIRIGSTEAPGALRLANADLEPGLRKAAAGLNLRTLFAHLDEVDAARRNLEGQANRQLIMEDILINWSRLGSRGARH; this is encoded by the coding sequence GTGTCTGATCCCATCGGTTGCTATCCGTGGCTGGTGCCGGCGCGCCGCCGGCTGGCGGCGTATCTGGAGGCGGGACGTTTGCCGCAGGGCTTGCTGATTTCAGGTGCTGCCGGCCTGGGAAAGGGAGTACTGGCCGACGATTTTGCCCGCCGGCTCCTGTGTATCAGCCCGTCGGCCGAAGGGGCGTGCGGGACCTGTCAGGCCTGCCACTTGGCCGTAGCGGGCAATCATCCGGACTATCTCCACATCGAACCGGAGGAGGCCGGCAAACGCATCACGATCGATCCGGTCCGCCGGCTGATCGACAGGCTTTCGCTCAAACCGCAGTACAGCGCTTCGCGGGTCGTGGTCATCCGTCCGGCGCATGCCATGAACATAGCGGCGGCGAACAGTCTGCTGAAAACGCTGGAAGAACCCGACCCGCATACGCTTTTCCTCCTCATCAGCGAGCGACCAGCGCAGCTGCCAGCGACGGTGCTCAGCCGCTGCCAGCGTCTGGAGGTGAGGTTGCCTGCGCGGGAGGATGCGCTGCGCTGGCTGCATGGACAAGGCGTCGGGGAAGATGCCGAAGCTTTGCTGGCGATGGCAGGCGGCGCACCGCTCAAAGCGGCCGAGCTGCACGGCGGCGATCTGGCCCAGCGCAGAAGGAGGCTCTTCGATGACTGGCTGGCCGTGCTGAGGGAAGAGAGCGATCCGCTCGCGGTGGCCGAGCATTGGGCGAAGGAGGATGGCGAGACCGTCCTGACCTGGTTGCACGGTTGGATCGCTGACCTCATCCGTATCGGCAGTACTGAAGCACCGGGGGCATTGCGCTTGGCCAATGCCGATCTGGAGCCGGGACTGCGGAAAGCGGCGGCGGGTCTGAATCTTCGCACCCTGTTTGCCCACCTCGACGAGGTCGATGCCGCCCGCCGCAATCTGGAGGGCCAGGCCAACCGGCAGCTGATCATGGAAGATATCCTGATAAACTGGAGCCGGCTCGGATCACGGGGAGCACGGCATTGA
- the tmk gene encoding dTMP kinase — MTAGKFITLEGGEGVGKSTNLDFVVSRLRARGLEVIATREPGGTAFGEAVRGIFLHQDPLRPEAELLLLFAARVHHLREVIEPALRRGAWVVCDRFTDASYAYQGAGRGIKPGIIDFLRDWIQAGLRPDLTLLLDAPVDIGLRRAHQRSGPDRLEREDSAFFARVREGYLALARTEPDRIRVIDADRPLVLVQAAIAAQLDSLLDGCV; from the coding sequence ATGACAGCGGGCAAATTCATCACGCTGGAGGGGGGCGAAGGTGTCGGCAAGAGCACGAATCTCGATTTCGTGGTGAGCCGGCTGCGCGCCCGGGGTCTGGAGGTCATCGCGACGCGGGAGCCGGGCGGCACCGCTTTCGGTGAGGCGGTGCGGGGGATTTTTCTGCATCAGGACCCTCTGAGACCGGAAGCCGAGTTGCTGCTGTTATTCGCGGCCCGCGTGCATCATCTTCGGGAAGTGATCGAACCCGCCTTGCGGCGGGGTGCCTGGGTGGTCTGCGACCGTTTCACCGACGCCAGCTATGCCTATCAGGGCGCAGGGCGAGGTATCAAGCCGGGGATCATTGATTTCCTGCGGGACTGGATTCAGGCCGGGCTGAGGCCCGATCTGACTCTGCTGCTGGATGCTCCGGTGGACATCGGCTTGAGGCGGGCGCACCAGCGCAGCGGTCCGGACCGGCTGGAAAGAGAAGACAGCGCCTTTTTCGCCCGTGTCCGCGAGGGCTATCTGGCGCTGGCGCGAACGGAACCGGATCGGATACGGGTGATCGATGCCGACCGGCCCTTGGTCCTGGTGCAGGCGGCCATCGCTGCCCAATTGGATTCCCTGTTGGATGGTTGTGTCTGA
- the fabD gene encoding ACP S-malonyltransferase, which translates to MPNIDNSLAFLFPGQGSQSIGMLADLAAAHPVVGETYAEASEILGFDLWRLVQEGPEEELNQTVNTQPAMLAAGVATWRIWCKATDRRPAWMAGHSLGEYSALVAAGALGFADAVRLVAHRGRLMQAAVPPGAGAMAAILGLEDPQVVAACKEASTQDSVVTPANFNAPGQVVIAGASQAVERAIAAAKALGAKRAVLLPVSVPSHCALMTPAAEKFAALLSETSFESPRDRIGVVHNVDVAMHPSPEVIRAVLAQQISHPVRWSETIRFLSDQGVRRFVECGPGKVLAGLNKRIVSGEATLAIVDQDSLNKALESIQ; encoded by the coding sequence ATGCCCAATATCGACAACAGCCTCGCTTTCCTTTTTCCGGGGCAGGGCTCCCAGTCCATCGGTATGCTGGCCGATCTCGCCGCAGCGCATCCGGTAGTCGGTGAGACCTATGCCGAGGCCTCGGAAATACTCGGTTTCGACCTCTGGCGTCTGGTCCAGGAGGGGCCGGAGGAAGAACTCAATCAGACCGTCAACACCCAGCCGGCGATGCTGGCCGCTGGGGTCGCGACCTGGCGGATCTGGTGCAAGGCAACCGATCGTCGACCCGCCTGGATGGCGGGCCACAGCCTGGGTGAGTATTCGGCATTAGTCGCCGCCGGCGCGCTCGGCTTCGCTGACGCGGTGAGACTGGTGGCCCATCGCGGCAGGCTGATGCAGGCAGCGGTCCCGCCCGGCGCAGGGGCCATGGCCGCTATCCTTGGTCTGGAGGATCCGCAGGTCGTGGCGGCTTGTAAAGAAGCCTCCACCCAGGATTCGGTGGTGACGCCGGCCAATTTCAACGCACCGGGTCAGGTGGTGATTGCCGGCGCGAGCCAGGCGGTCGAGCGCGCGATTGCGGCTGCCAAGGCACTGGGGGCGAAACGGGCGGTGTTGCTGCCGGTCAGTGTGCCCTCGCATTGCGCGCTGATGACGCCGGCTGCAGAAAAATTCGCAGCCCTGCTTTCAGAAACCTCCTTCGAATCGCCCCGTGACCGGATCGGTGTGGTCCACAACGTCGACGTCGCCATGCATCCGTCGCCGGAGGTGATCCGGGCGGTGCTGGCTCAGCAGATTTCCCATCCGGTACGCTGGTCGGAAACCATCCGCTTCCTCAGCGATCAGGGCGTGAGGCGCTTCGTGGAATGCGGGCCGGGCAAGGTCCTGGCTGGCCTGAACAAACGGATCGTCAGCGGCGAAGCAACGCTTGCCATCGTGGATCAGGATTCGTTGAACAAAGCTTTGGAGTCGATTCAATGA
- the fabF gene encoding beta-ketoacyl-ACP synthase II, with protein MSKRRVVITGLGMVCPVGINVPESWDSILNGRSGIGPIEHFDVSEFATRFGGSVRNFDVTRYLSEKEAKKMDTFIHYGMAAGSQAFEDSGLEVTEANADRFGVCVGSGIGGITGIEHGYGVFLKGGPRKISPFFVPANIINMISGNLSIKYGLKGPNYAIVTACATATHSIGSAARVIQYGDADVMLAGGAEMASSPTALGGFISARALSRRNDDPARASRPWDKDRDGFVLGDGAGVVVLEELEHAKKRGARIYAELIGFGMSGDAHHMTQPPEDGDGAARCMMHAMRDAGVNAEDIDYINAHGTSTPAGDLAETRAMKAVLGPHAYSTAISSTKSMTGHLLGAAGGIEAIFSVLAIRDHVVPPTINLDTPDPECDLDYVPHTAREKDLEVVMSNSFGFGGTNATLIFKKFS; from the coding sequence GTGAGCAAGCGTCGCGTCGTCATCACCGGACTGGGTATGGTCTGTCCGGTGGGCATCAATGTCCCCGAAAGCTGGGACAGCATCCTGAACGGCCGCAGTGGAATCGGCCCGATCGAGCATTTCGATGTCTCCGAATTCGCCACCCGTTTCGGCGGCAGCGTGCGCAACTTCGACGTGACCCGGTATCTGTCCGAAAAAGAAGCCAAGAAGATGGATACCTTTATCCACTATGGCATGGCGGCGGGCAGCCAGGCGTTCGAAGATTCGGGGCTGGAGGTCACCGAGGCCAATGCGGACCGCTTCGGCGTCTGCGTCGGCTCCGGTATCGGCGGGATCACGGGCATCGAGCATGGCTACGGCGTCTTTCTCAAGGGCGGCCCCCGCAAGATTTCCCCTTTCTTCGTGCCGGCCAACATCATCAACATGATTTCCGGCAACCTCTCCATCAAGTACGGCCTGAAAGGCCCGAATTACGCGATCGTCACTGCTTGTGCCACGGCGACCCATAGCATTGGCAGCGCGGCCAGGGTCATTCAGTATGGCGATGCCGACGTCATGTTGGCCGGCGGTGCCGAAATGGCAAGCTCACCGACGGCCCTGGGTGGATTCATCTCGGCCCGTGCCTTGTCGCGCCGCAATGACGACCCGGCGCGGGCGAGCCGTCCATGGGACAAGGACCGCGACGGCTTTGTGCTGGGTGACGGTGCCGGCGTGGTAGTGCTGGAGGAGTTGGAGCATGCCAAAAAGCGCGGCGCCCGCATCTACGCGGAGCTGATCGGCTTCGGCATGTCAGGCGACGCCCATCACATGACCCAGCCGCCGGAGGATGGCGACGGTGCGGCACGCTGCATGATGCATGCGATGCGTGATGCGGGCGTGAATGCGGAAGACATCGACTACATCAACGCCCATGGTACGTCGACGCCTGCTGGCGACCTTGCGGAAACCCGTGCCATGAAAGCGGTGCTCGGCCCGCATGCGTACTCGACGGCAATCAGCTCGACCAAGTCCATGACCGGCCATCTGCTCGGTGCGGCAGGTGGAATCGAGGCGATCTTCTCGGTCCTGGCGATTCGGGACCACGTGGTGCCGCCGACCATCAATCTGGATACGCCTGATCCGGAGTGCGACTTGGATTATGTGCCTCATACCGCCAGGGAAAAGGATCTCGAAGTGGTCATGTCCAACTCCTTCGGCTTCGGTGGCACCAACGCTACTTTGATTTTCAAGAAATTCAGTTAG